The genomic interval CCGACATGAAATATGTTCTGAAGTTTTTTATATAATTCTAATTTAAAATCAGAATCCATTTCCTCCTCAGAATACTTAGCCAATTCTTGCCAAGTTTTCTTCATATCATCGTATTTTAGAAGTTCCATAGTTCTTAAATTCTGGTTACCTATTTTGAACCCTTAATACAAGGTTTTTTCAGCAACTGAAAGTAGTAACAATCTTGCTAAAAAACAAATAGATTTTCGTAAAATTAATAATTCAACAATAATATTATGTTCGTCAAAAGCTAGTTTATGAGAACAAAACTATGAATTGTAATGAACAAAAGGATTAAAGATACAAAAATCAAAAATGATACTACTTCTTATAAAAATTATTGTGGTCAATATATTCCCAAACTTTAGGAGGCAGTAATGGTTGTATGTTTTTGTTAGTTTTGATATTCTCACGAATAAAAGTGGAAGAGATTTCGACTACAGGAGCATCAATCATCTTGATTTTTGGATTGTTTTTATAATCGAATTTATCCGTTCCATTAACCACCCCGTCAGCTACTACATCTTTGGTTTCTAATCTTGGATAGACATACAGCGAATAATTTTTCAGAATTACTTCGTAGTTTTTCCATTTATGCAAGGAGTTTAAATTATCCTCCCCCATAATCAAAGCAAATTCATAATTAGCATATTTTTCCTCTAGATATGCTAAAGTGTGCGTTGTGTAATTGGGTTGTGGCAATTTGAACTCTATGTCACTAGCTTTTAGTTTTGAATAATTTTCGGTTGCCAAATGCACCATGTGCAAACGATGGTAATCATCTAGTAAGCTCGATTTTTTCTTCAACGGATTGTGTGGTGTGACCACCATCCAAACTTGATCCAAGTCAGTGTGTTCTGCAATGTGGTTTGCAATAATCAAATGTCCCACATGCATGGGATTGAATGTTCCAAAGTAAAGTCCTATTTTCATGTCTTTAGTTTTTAATAACTAGGATTAGTAATTAGTGAGCTATAATTTGG from Flavobacterium ovatum carries:
- the nadD gene encoding nicotinate (nicotinamide) nucleotide adenylyltransferase, which produces MKIGLYFGTFNPMHVGHLIIANHIAEHTDLDQVWMVVTPHNPLKKKSSLLDDYHRLHMVHLATENYSKLKASDIEFKLPQPNYTTHTLAYLEEKYANYEFALIMGEDNLNSLHKWKNYEVILKNYSLYVYPRLETKDVVADGVVNGTDKFDYKNNPKIKMIDAPVVEISSTFIRENIKTNKNIQPLLPPKVWEYIDHNNFYKK